The Lancefieldella sp. Marseille-Q7238 genomic interval AACGTTTTTGCCCTCCCAGCCGATACGACACCATCGAGGATTCCACCAAGTCACTTGCAAGCGAGGCGGCGCGCGCCCTCGGAACCACTCAGGTCTCGGGGCTTTCTATCGACGAGGGGGAACATCGAGAGGTTATAGCCACCGAAATTCTGCGCAATCTTTCTTCCTCCACTGAAGAAAACGTACGCATGATTTTGTCCCTCACCGCGCAAGACAAAGACTCTACCGTCCGTACCGCCGGCGAGCGCATCGTCGCCCGTCTCATCGATGGCACGCTCTCGGAAAGCGATATGGAAGCTGTCGGCGCAGAATTCGTTAACGGAGGCACGCTTCAGGCAGCCGTCACACAGGCTCGCGCCCTTATCGCCCAAAAGGATTTCGCTGATGCCGAGAAGTGCCTCCTCTTGGCGCTCAATGACATCGACGCCACACTAACCTACGCCGACAATGAAACGACCTGCTGGCGAGTCTTTACTAGTTATGTCGACCGCGTGCTCTACAACCGTCTTCTCGATACGCGGACACGCACGACAAAACTAGCTCCTACGGCCTACTTTGATGCCCACCTTCTGACCTCCATCGCTGAGCTGCTGCAAGCAAAAACAAGTTCCGCCATCGCGCACGCTCGCCGAGCGGCAGAGGTAGCTCCTCTCAGCACCAGCGCACGCTTGCACCTTGCGCACTGCCTCGAGGCAACCGGGCAGCTTGAAGAAGCCATTGAAGTGCTCAAAACGCTTCTTACGTACGCCCACGATCCTGAAGGCATCGGCTTTGGATACTACCGGATGGCGTTTTTTCAATGGCGCGTTCATAACTATGCCACCGCATCGGCCTGCTACCAATACGCCCTTCGTTTTCTGCCGGGCGCGATGTTTCTTATCAGTACAGAAATGCGTATCCTGGCAATACGGGAGCCGCACTTTTCAATTGAAGAGCTGACAGACGAGCAAATTCGCAGAACACTGGCAGGCACGCAGATACCCATAGCGCCGACTCCGGAAGTATCCGAAGTCTTTATGGAAGGCACCCGCGCGTCCCTTGACGCCGAGCTTTTTAGCGTTGCAAAAAGTTTTATGACTAACCTCGGTATCATGACAAAAGATGATATCTACTACGACATGCTTCGTTCTATTGAAAGCGAGCCCGATCGCTGACGAGAGCTGACGAGAATTTCTGTCCCTATAAAACACGGGGCGAGAAAATCTTCTCGCCCCGTTTACATGCGCGTATACAGAGTATGCTGTTGCACTACAGACGGTTGAGAATGGAAACCAATCGGTCTCCGTAGCTTGAATCCATAGCCCACGTACCAGCAAGTTTTCCGATAGTTGTTGCAGGATTTGCCTTCTGCCTGTTGAGCAGCCAGTTACCAAAACGCTTGTCAACAATGGCTGTTAAGGGATAGTTTCCCGTATAGACGCGAAGATGCTGTGACTGAGCGAGAAGCCCCTCAGAGACGCTGTCGTACGTATCGCCCGAAACACCGTTGCCTGTTGCGCCAAGACCGCCGAAGTTGCACTGCTCTACCTTGACGTCACCGCCGAACTTCAGATATCCCGTCTCAAGCATTGCCTGAGCGTAAAGAACCTCAGGTCTCACTCCTTCCGCAAGCGCTGCGTCCCATAGCTGATCAATAAAGGCTTCGGGCGTTGCTGCGCCCTTCGCAGCAAGCGCTTCCGGATAGGAGATTCCGCGAACGGCGAGCCCTGCTTTCAAATCCGCTACCAAGTCCGCCTTGGTAAGGGTCGCGCTCCCAAGGATCGAAACGTTCGTAGACCAGGCGCCCCGCGCCGGCTTGTTAGAAGGATCCTCTTGATTATTGTCATCATCATCTCCCGGCTTGGGATCCGAAGCGTCGTCCTCGGTTATCAGCTTGGCACCGGCATCCGAAGAGGTCCTCAGGTACCCGTTGCCATCAGCCCATACACGGCGTCCTGAAGGAAGCGTTACCCACTGGCTGGTTGCAAGGCCAAGCTGCTCATCAATCCAGTAAGGATATCCGTTGACCATAATCATGCCGAGGTCTGCGGGATGCAGAGGATTATGAGGATCAAAGTAGAAGACGCGACCCCATTTTGTTGTCGCCCACCCTGAGGCAAGCGCACCGGAATCAGTTGCCCATGACCAGGTTCCTTCAGAGTTTTGCACCCATTCCTGACAGGCCATGCCGCTGTTCTCGTCAATGAGATAGGTCTTGTCACCGTCAGTAACCTGACCGAACTTAGCAGCGTTATGAGGAAGGGTTGGATCAAGGTAGAACCATCTGTCATTTGGCTTTGCCCAACCTGAAACAGCAATGCCTTCTGAGTTGAAGAGATGCCAGCCGTCAGCGTCTTTTACCCAGGTGTTCTTGCAGGCTACTCCATTGCTGTCAAAGTACATCCAACCGGCATCATACTTATGCCAACCGGGACTTGGCGAAGCGTCGTCCTCGGTTATCAGCTTGGCACCGGCATCCGAAGAGGTCCTCAGGTACCCGTTGCCATCAGCCCATACACGGCGTCCTGAAGGAAGCGTTACCCACTGGCTGGTTGCAAGGCCAAGCTGCTCATCAATCCAGTAAGGATATCCGTTGACCATAATCATGCCGAGGTCTGCGGGATGCAGAGGATTATGAGGATCAAAGTAGAAGACGCGACCCCATTTTGTTGTCGCCCACCCTGAGGCAAGCGCACCGGAATCAGTTGCCCATGACCAGGTTCCTTCAGAGTTTTGCACCCATTCCTGACAGGCCATGCCGCTGTTCTCGTCAATGAGATAGGTCTTGTCACCGTCAGTAACCTGACCGAACTTAGCAGCGTTATGAGGAAGGGTTGGATCAAGGTAGAACCATCTGTCATTTGGCTTTGCCCAACCTGAAACAGCAATGCCTTCTGAGTTGAAGAGATGCCAGCCGTCAGCGTCTTTTACCCAGGTGTTCTTGCAGGCTACTCCATTGCTGTCAAAGTACATCCAACCGGCATCATACTTATGCCAACCGGGACTTGGCGAAATAGAGGATGAGTCATAGTTAATCTGACGAGAAACACTCGAACCGTCAGATGACCTCGCAGTAATGTAGAGCGTATAGGTACCTTTTGAAGGAGGCATAAAAGTACTTGACGTTTTTGTGGTGTTCTCAGCAAGGGTTACCCACGAACCGCCAGCTGGTTTGTAATAGTAGGAATAGGTCATTCCCGTGCCGACACCTATCAGATGAGGACTCATGACAATCTGCCCCCTCGCATCCGTTGAGACGTCAACGCGGCTCATGCTCCACCATGTATCAGATGCATAGAAATGATCCCAGATGCCCCACGCGTCCGCCCAACCGATGTAGTCGATAAACGACGGATCGGACAGCTTTGCCTCCATGGCCGGATTGGAAATGAATTCATGCTCGATAATAACGCCTAAGATACCTTGCTTGCGTGCATAGCGGATAATACCGAAATAATCGGACTCTTCGCCGGTATCGTAGGGACTTTCCGAGCCGTTTCCCTTGGTTGGCGCCGAATCCCAGCGTGTCGTAATACCCGCGCGCTTATTGAGTTCGCCGTTTATCGCTTTTGCAAGCGCCTGTCCGGCGGCATAGAGATCGCTGTTATACTGCGCTCTGCGAGGAACGAGCACCATAGATCCGACAGCATATGGACCGGCTGAGTTATAGTGCATCGAAACAATGGCGCAGCAGTTCGCGTCAACCGCCCTCTGGACGCGCTCCCGCAGTGAAGGATCCTCATGCTCTCCGCGAACAATAACGACCTGGATACCCCATTTTTCGAGATAGTACTTTGCGCGCATGGCAGTATTCCATGCCACATCTCCTTCACGCAGACCATTTGGGCCGATAGCACCCGGATCACGGCCAGCTGTGCCATCGCTGTGACCGGGGTCAATCGCAATGGGTCTTCCCGTTGCCCGAGCTGTTGCAATGGCGCTTTGCAGTGAATCTGACGTAACGAGATTACCCGATGAATCCATCGTGGTATAGGTTTCAGCCGCTGCTAATCGAGGCGCCCACAGACAGGTTACGACTAAAGCCAGCAGGACTGCCGCGCATAAACGCGTGACAACCGTGAACTTCGCTCGTTTCATATATCCTCCGTTTAGGGATGCGTAAAGCGTTTTTCTGTAAAATCAAGCAGTAGTTAATTTTACCTCATAACTCAAAATATACAAAGAAGGCACTCTCTGAAGGAAGGTTGTACTCGCATGTATCCGACTTGTCAAAACTCGCTCTTTCCCCCGCGCTTCTCGGCAGCCATCTTTGACTTTGACGGGACGCTAGCCGCTACCACGCAGCTTTGGCAAAAAATCGACCGGGAGTTTTTTGAAGTGCGCAATATTCCCTACGATCACAACCTCAGCAAAAAGCTCTCTCCGCTCGGCTTTGCGGAAGGAGCTCACTGGGCGGTTGAGGCCTACAATCTAGACGAATCTCCTGAGCATGTCATTGCCGAATGGACCGCAAAGGGAAAAGCCGCTTATCAACATGACGTCGTGCTTCGTCCGGGCGCCGAGAAGTACATCCGGCTGCTGCGCAGTCTCGGTATCAAAACAGCGCTCGCAACGGTAAATGACGCTGATGTATTTGCCTCAATGGAGCCGCGCATTCCCTTTTTCGAGCTCTTTGACGTCATGGTTTTTGGCTCCGACGTCGGCAAGGGCAAGGATAAGCCCGATCTTTATCAAGATGTCCTTATCCGTCTCAATGCCACCGCGTGCAGCACGATTATCTTTGAAGACTTGCCTGTTGCGCTGAAGACTGCAAAAGCGCTGTCGCTTACAACCTGCGCCGTACAATCTGATGACCCCGCGCAAAATAAAAAACTGCTTACCGCCTATGCGGATTTCTTCATTGAATCATGGGAAGATCCTGAACTTCTGCCCAAAGATGCATAACTGTTCGAAGGCGCATAACTGCCTAAAAGCGCATAAAAAAGAAGACCGCCGTAGCGGTCTTCTTTGTTTTCCGGTAACGTTTCGAGAGATACTTAAATCTTGTGGACGCTGGAAGCCTGAAGCTTGCCGTTCTGACCGGTTGTAATCTCAAACTCAACCGGCTGACCCTCATCGAGAGTCTTAAAGCCGTCCATCTCAATCTCGGAATAGTGAACGAACAAGTCGTCGCCGTCCTCGCGAGAGATGAATCCGTAACCCTTATCCGGATTGAACCATTTAACAGTACCCTGAGCCATTTCGTGCCTTTCTTTCTTTGTCCCGCGGGACAAACGCTGCGCTTACGCGCGATACCCGTGGCTAACACCACAAGGAATATAATAACCTTAACGAACGCATATTTGCTCGAGAAACCGCTAACAGCGCAAAATGCATCGACGAACGGCATATTCTCTTCGTGAACCTCAATGAGAGCCATTCACCCTATAATAAAAGACGTCTTTATGTATTTTCTCGAACCTTACTTTTCATGCTGTACTGCCTTTATGCATGTTGTACTATCTCCATGCGAGCATGCCTGGTCGCAGCAAATACGCAGAGTTGATTGGAGCACTATGAACATCACACATCTCCAGAAAAAAAGAGAATCGCTTCTTGCACTTGCTGTGCCAATCGCGTTAAGTATTGCAATCGCTTTGACCCCCTCTCAGATTCTCGCAGACAACAACATGCCGCAGGGAAACACCTATGCTCCTTCATCTTCTGCTAACACGTCAAAATCCGAGGAAGCGCTTCCTCCCGAGACTAACGCCGGCACACCTTCATCGCAGGAATCTTCCGCAAACTCTCACAAAGCTCCGGAACATGACGGCGCGCCAGCCTCACAGGAAACCGAAGAAGCAACCGACAATCAACAGGACACTCCGCAAAATCCCGCGCCTGCGCCCGCTCCTGAGCCTACGCCTGAAGAGCCTTCCTCTCCTTGGGAAGCAAGCGAAAAGGGATTTCGCTATAAGGATGAGAATGGCTCCTATCTCAAGAACACCTGGGTAAAAGACGCTGACGGCTGGCATCTCTTCAACTCAGAAGGCATTGCTGTTTCAGGTTGGGCAAAGCCAAATGACAGATGGTTCTACCTTGATCCAACCCTTCCTCATAACGCTGCTAAGTTCGGTCAGGTTACTGACGGTGACAAGACCTATCTCATTGACGAGAACAGCGGCATGGCCTGTCAGGAATGGGTGCAAAACTCTGAAGGAACCTGGTCATGGGCAACTGATTCCGGTGCGCTTGCCTCAGGGTGGGCGACAACAAAATGGGGTCGCGTCTTCTACTTTGATCCTCATAATCCTCTGCATCCCGCAGACCTCGGCATGATTATGGTCAACGGATATCCTTACTGGATTGATGAGCAGCTTGGCCTTGCAACCAGCCAGTGGATTCAACTTACTGACGGTTCCTGGGTATGGGCGACCGACAACGGATCTTTTGCGTCCGGCTGGGTCTGGGGTCCCAAAAACGCCTGGTGGTACTTTGATCCAACCAAAGCAAACCATCCGCTCATGACAGGAGAAATCAGTGTTGACGGTCGACAGTACTACATCGACGGAAATACCGGTATGAAGCGCAATAGCTGGGTCAAACTTGGTGAAAGCCGGTGGGCCTGGGCGAGCGATGATGGTCCGTTCATCAGCGGCTGGTTCACTGCCCCTAATGGTAGTACCTGGTATTTCAATCCTGATAGTCCATCTCATGAAGCTCTCCTTGGCGAGCAGGTTCTCAACGGCGGGCGTCATTACTATTTTGATGAAAGCTACGGTCTTGCCAGAAAGCAATGGGTTTTACTGCCTAATGGCGACAAGGTTTGGGCGACCCAGGAAGGCACCATTACCGGCCGTATTATCAATAACGAATTTTTTGCCGCTGACGGATCTCAGCCAACAGGAAAAATTGACCTTGGCGGCTTGACGATATATGTTTCATCCGATCACAAGCTCCTGACCGGCTGGCAAAAAATCGATGGTCAGTATTACCTGTACGGAGACGACGGACAACCTGTCTCAGGCTGGGTGCAGGCAGGCGGACGCTGGTACTATCTTGACTCTCAGGGCCTTATGCAAACGGGATGGATTAAGCCCGGCGGCGCTTATTGGTACCACCTTGCCGCCAATGGCGCCATGGATACCGGCTGGATTAAAGATGACGGCAAGGATTACTACCTTGATCCTTATACGGGTGCCATGAAGACCGGATATCTGTCTTGGGGAGGCAAACTCTATGCGGCCGGCCCCGATGGCGCTATGGTAGAGCAACCCTGCTACTATCCCGACATGCTCAACTATGCGCAGAGCATCTATAGCGCCACCAACTGGCTTATTCAAATAGACACCCATCAGAACCGCTTCGCTGTCTATAAGGGTTACCGGGGTAACTGGACTCCATGGTACGAATGGTATTGCACTACAGGCATGCCGGGTATGTGGACCCCTCATGGACAGTTTACTGTCGGATCCAAGGGCTTGTACTTTGGCAGTGGCTATCGATGCTGGTATTACACACAAATTACAGGCGATTACCTTATTCACTCCATCTTGTATAACAGCGATGGGTATACGGTGAGGGATGGCCGCCTAGGATATCACGGCTCACATGGCTGCGTACGCCTTGCTACTGAAAATGCCAAATGGATCTATAACAACATCCCCTACGGCACAAAAATCTATATCTGGTAGCTAAACAAGCGAGTGTTTTGCGCTTCTATCGCGCGAAACACTCGGCTTCCAGCTCAGCAAATTCTTCCGGAGCCTGACCAAGGTCACAATTAAACGATTCCGCAACAGCTTTGGCCTGCAAATGACGCAGGCCTGCTTTGTCCTTCTCGCCAAGCTCTTCGTATATGCGAGAAGTACGCTCAAGCGCGTAGCTTACATATTCGGCAACGGACTCCGCCACGCCCGACAAGAGCATCATGGTAACGAGCGAATCGGGGGCAAGAGAACACGCTGTCTCGGGGCTTAAGTCAATCAGTTCAGCCACCTGCTGCTCGGCCGTTTCAAGAGGCTCGGTGTCTTTGTTTTCCTTCGCCTGTTTGAGAGCGCGTGCGACCGCTCTGCTGAAATCCGCAATAATCTCAAGGATATAATCGCGCTGTAGCATCTTTTGTCCTAACGTTGCGATGGAATTGGAATGTCCAGATGGACGAAGGCACTCTGCGTGGCTTGGCGACCCTGCGGAGTTCTTACGATAAGCCCTTGTTGAAGCAAGTACGGCTCGTATACGTCCTCAAGCGTCGAAGGATCTTCGGAAACGGCGCTTGCCAGCGTAGTAAGACCAACAGGCCGGCCGTGAAACGTTTCGCACAGAGCGCGCAAAACACTCACGTCCATGGCGTCAAGTCCCAGCTCGTCTATGTCAAAAAACGAAAGCGCCTGAGAAGCGACTTCCCATGTAATTGTACCCCCCGCCTTTACCTGAGCGTAATCACGGACGCGCTTAAGCAGGCGGTTTGCCAGACGAGGAGTACCGCGCGATCGAGAGGCGATCTCTAGGGCGCCCTGCTCGTCTACAACCACCTCAAGAATGGAGGCTGACCGCAGCACAATCGTCTTCAGTTCTTCAACCGAATAGTAATCAAGCCTGTACGCAATGCCAAAACGATCGCGCAAAGGGCCTGTCAAAAGCCCCGTTCTTGTTGTTGCAGCGACAAGCGTAAAGCGCGGGATATCAAGCCTGATTGACCTGGCGGCAGGACCTTTGCCAATAACGATATCTAAGAAAAAGTCCTCCATCGCGGGGTACAAAACTTCCTCAATCTGTCTGTTCAGACGGTGAATCTCATCAATAAAGAGGATGTCGCCCTCTTCAAGGTTTGTAAGAATTGCCGCAAGATCGCCGGTACGCTCGATAGCCGGACCTGAAGTGGTGTGGAGCTTTGAGTCCATCTCGCCCGCAAGGACACCGGCAAGGGTAGTCTTACCAAGGCCCGGAGGACCTGAAAAGATGACATGGTCAAGCGGTTCGTTTCTCTTTTTCGCAGCTTGAATAAGCACGCGGAGGTTCTCTTTCACGCGTGTCTGCCCGAGGTATTCGTCCAAAGTCTTAGGCCTGAGCGAACGCTCCTGTTCGATATCGTCCGGCCCGAGCTCCCCCGAAACCATCCTTGTTTCACCATAGGTTTTTTGCTGGGGTCTTGTATGTGATGGACTCTCAAACAAGTTTTTGGCATCTGCCTCCCACATCAGTTACCACTCCCCAGACGGCGCAGCGCGTAGCTTATGGCCTTCTCAATCGTAGAGGCTCCCGCTTCTTCCCTGCCTTCCAGCGCCAAGGCGATTTCTTGCGACGTAAAGCCCATGGCGAGAAGAGCCTCAGTTACTTCATTATCAAGCGGCGCATGGGACGAAGCTGCAGCGCCAAAGCCAAGCGCTTCCGTTGGACCCGACAAACCCACAAGATTTCTGAGTTCGGTGTCTTTGGCGAAAACATCCGAAAGCTCTACCACCATACGCCCCGCTTTTTTCTTTCCGAGTCCGGCAACCTGCGTCATACGCGCGCTATCTTCAGAAGCTACGATGCCGGCGAGCTGGCGCGGCGTAAAGGTTGAGAGCACCGAGAGCGCCAATTTGGCGCCGATGCCAGAAATAGCGCGCAGACGATCAAAGAGCGCACGTTCTTCTCGCGAAGAAAACCCGTAGAGCTCCATGGCGTCTTCTCTGACAACCATCCTGGTAAGAATAGTCACGCCCGCCTCTCCCACCTGAGGAAGGGCGGCGGCGGTATTTGCGGATATGCCCAGTTCATAGCCAACGCCATGAACATCAAGTATCATCAGCGAGGGACTGACAAAGAGCAGGGTACCGGTAAGCTGTACGATCATAGACGAACTCTCCTTTTGCCAAGTTCTTCTGTTCTTACCAGATGCGCATGGCAGACCGCCGCGGCAAGCGCATCAGCCGCGTGATCGGGGTGCGGCTCATGGTCAAGTTGTAGGACCGTACGGATCATGTACATGACCTGTGCCTTATCGGCCGAACCGGTACCAACGACCGCCTGCTTTATCTGCATGGGCGTGTACTCTCCAACCGACAAGCCCGCCCGAGCACAAGCCACAATCGCGGCTCCCCTTGCCTGAGCGGTAGGAATAGCCGAGCGCACGTTTTGTCCAAAGTAGATGCTCTCAATTGAAAGCGCCACCGGCCTGAACTTTTGGATGACCAGAGAAATCTCATCGTAAATGCGACCCAAACGCATATCGATAGGCTCGTTTGCCTTTGTTTCCACGCATCCGTACGCACGCGCGCGGCAAGCCGACCCGCGAGTTTCAACGATGCCCCAGCCCGTATGAGCCAATCCCGGGTCGATTCCTAAAATGACCATCCTGCCCTCTTAGAGACGATAAGAACGTTCGTTCCATTTTATCATACGAAAGGCATTAATTCTCCGAAAACGGTCCCCGCCACATTTTTGGCATGCCAAACATAACGCCCGCTCCCTCAAGACCTGAGAACTCACGAAGATAGTCCAGAATCTCCTGGAGGCTCTCAGGAGAAGGCATCTCAACCTGTTCGGGAATCGCTTGCATAAAGGCGTGCTCCGCCGACGCGAGCAGGCCGTCAAACAGCGTTGACGTATCTTCTTCTACCGTCTGTTTTCGTTGCGAGTCTCTCCACGAAGTAAAGAGCGGCAGCTCGGTATCGACCAATGGACACTGCAAAAGTATAAGCAATGACCCTCTGTTCTGGCGGGTAACTCCATTGCCATACAGCGCGTCCAACACATCCGCAACCGCTTCCTCATAGCCTATTTTAGCAACTATCTCATGAAAGCTTTTGCCGAGCTCAATCGTCCTCGACAAAACGGTATCAACGAAATGCGCCTGCTCATAAAAGGACGAGAAAAGCTCATCCTTCTTTTTGAAATCAAACACCTCATATGTAACGGTCGCTGAAAGGGCAGCCTTCACTTCAGGAACCGACTCGCAAAAATCAAGGATTTCAGACAGATACAAATCGCCCAGCGGATGTAGCGCACCGGCCGCAATCATCCCACCCGCGCCAAGCGCCCAATCGCTCTTGTTCTCGGTGGTAAGCACCAAAAGGTTATTCTCGCGAGCATATGCTGCAAGGCGCGCATAGGCAATATCATATTCAAGTTGGTCTTGCGTTTCTACGCTGCTGATATATATCTGAGATGCTTGAAAGACACTTCGCGCAAGCGCCGCCGTCACTTGGGCGCTGACTGACGTGTCGAGAAGTACCGCAACGCCGTCAAAATGGCCCTGCTTTACGAACTCAAACAGACCCAGCTTGAGAGCTTTCCATCCCACAGCAGACGTATCTTCTGACGCCGGAAGAGAGAGTGCTTCTTTGCTTCGTGAGCCTGAATCAATATCAACGCAGATGAGGTCCTCTTCAAAGGCTTTTGCGCAAATGCCGCACTCTCCGTCAGGCGCTATAACGAAGCTTGAACCGATGCTAACGTGCCCTCCGTACAGACCGACCGCGTTAACGCCAATAACCCATGCTCCCAACTCATCCGCATCGGAAGAAAAACGGCTATCGCTCAGGCCGAGACCCATAGTGGTATTGACATCAGACAACGCATATCCCGAAGTGTTCAGATAGAGCATAAGGTCAGCAGTTTGATCGGCATCGCGCCAAGCATCGAGATCCTGGCAACTAAATGAAATGCCTATCGTATAATCGCCCCATTCAAAATGAGGCAGGTCAAAGCCCGGGTCTTCCTCATCGGAAAGGTCACCTTCGGTTACGCTTTCCCGAGCGAGGGCGCTCAGGTGCGCAATCTCCGCTGTAAGGCGCAGAGGCGTCACGTGCCCCTGACGCAAGAACATCGCTTCGCTGAGCACCTCATGGTCTTTTGTAACCGCAACAGGAACGACTGCGGGAAGTGGAAGATTCTCTGCAAGTTGCTTAAGCGTTGCAAACAGATCGTCAAGAAACCCCTCAACGGTCGCATCGGTAAGAGACATCAGTCCCGTCAGCGACGGCGCGGGATACACAATGAGCTCGGCATGTTGCTCCTTTGCGCGCTCGGCATAGGCCAGCATGCGCTCATACGTTTCAGACAAAGCTCCGCTCTGCGTATTCATTTGTGCAACGGCAACATTCATAGTCAATCCTCCGGTTAAAGCAACCCCTCACAAGTATGCCCAAAAATACAAAAAAGAGCTGCGATTTCTCACAGCTCTTAAAAAACTCGTAATAGCCTCGTGCAAGCAGCGTTCATAACCCGCTTGCCTGCAGGTGCTCTTAGAATTCAGATTTCCAAAGGCCATGCAGATTGCAGAATTCGTAGGCAATCGCATGCTGGTCTTCAGGAAGCGCAAAATGCGCTTCCGGCTGCTGACCTGGAGCAAGGCGTTTGAGATTGACGCCCTGCTCGGTCTCAAGAGCAATGAACTCAATGTAGTGTTCGGGCAGCATGGGATGAGCAACCTCTCCTACCTTCACCACTAGCTTACTGCCATCACGGGAAACCACGGGAACATGCTTTTCAGTAGCTCCGTCGGTCGTATTGGCTGAAAGCAGCTCCATGGGCTCGCCGCAGCAGGAAGGAACAACGTTGCCATCCACGACGACGTAAACGATATTTCCGCAGTGTTTGCAGCGATAAAACTTAGCTTGTGCCATTATTTCTCCTCTCACAAGGTACCGCCCTCTTGTGGACCGTACCGTTCTGCCTATAGTACTACCCATACCGTGTGTTTTAAATCACAAACGCTATAAGTTAAGTAGCATTTATGAAAATTCCCGTAGCAACCGCTGTTGCAGCAGACGCCAAAATTAAACGACTCCGCTTACACTACCCGCGCAAGCCCCGTTTCTCCCAGAAGGTACGATAGCTCTGTAATCATAGCCATATTGTGCGCATCAACTCGAGTAGGTATCTCCATGCGCATAATGTCGCCGGTTGTACTTTCAATACGCAGCTCAACGCAATCATTGCCTCGATACTTCTTAAAGATTTGGCTCAGCAACTCGTAGTTCGAGCGGGAAAATTCCGATGATGGCATGTGCAGCTCAAGTACGCGTGGCCGCGCATTGCTTTCATTAAGTTCAATGGAACTTACCCTCGAACAGATAAACTGCGTGCCGCGGTCAGAGCGCTCAAGCTTGCCGCAAACGCCCACGATGACATCGCCCTGTGCTTCTCCTGTTTCCGAATCAACGGTACCAACAAGCGTTGACGCGTACTTTTTGTAGGCCTTCGGAAAAAGCACCAGCAGGACAGATCCTTCCATATCTTCCAGCGTCACGATAGCCATAGGGTCGCCGTTTTTGGTTACGCGCTTCTGAATACCCGTTACCATACCAGCAAGACGAATGGTCTCCCCTTCCGGAACCTTGAACTTCTCTTTGATAGCGCCGCTCGGAGAACGATACTCCTCTATCGCGTCAATATCAGCCAGCTCATAGTCGCGCGCAAGTGAAAGCGCATAGGCATAAGGCGTCAGCGGATGATCCGAAACGTAGATGCCCAGCACGTCAAATTCTTGGTCAAGCTTAAAGCGGCGCTCCCATTCCACGCCATCGGGCTCGGGAAAACTCTCCGTAAATCCGGAGCCTTCTATGTCCGAGAAAATATCAAACATTGAAATCTGTCCGGACGCCTTGTCTCTTTGGCGTTTTGCGGCGGAATCCAGAAGATTTTCCGGATTGTTCTTGTCAATAAGTCCCATAAGCTGCATGCGCGTATATCCCGTTG includes:
- a CDS encoding tetratricopeptide repeat protein — encoded protein: MAHLENDPEAKQPGRNRLGKLFSSLVDGDTLPDVVSLYAEKNEGASHLLFNQKRSKLDIEDLSKKLALAQHPLEVLQTFVRDALTHASDETTPTSADAADALKPSDYKLHLTKRLQEAGINVADAHLAKIRIIRLRTSGLFYIRTTASSYPYLTRLRLLEIESALNIALLANHYFLDANMVSKDDLLLFERNVLRSITSQAPASAARSQNGTRDGEWIVRKAISLAIENLRLPYRLELDFRTNVHAGRAAFRIKLIPPEVFPKTHYQPKTGEMASTEDVLKRAATDYNTRLGILVTASAFNSSQTIRDVWIEGITEDPVKHCCLYTAHITRNQFEDVRLTDISNPVELLLSWGASINSQENILSPVKPSFSLEDERFCPPSRYDTIEDSTKSLASEAARALGTTQVSGLSIDEGEHREVIATEILRNLSSSTEENVRMILSLTAQDKDSTVRTAGERIVARLIDGTLSESDMEAVGAEFVNGGTLQAAVTQARALIAQKDFADAEKCLLLALNDIDATLTYADNETTCWRVFTSYVDRVLYNRLLDTRTRTTKLAPTAYFDAHLLTSIAELLQAKTSSAIAHARRAAEVAPLSTSARLHLAHCLEATGQLEEAIEVLKTLLTYAHDPEGIGFGYYRMAFFQWRVHNYATASACYQYALRFLPGAMFLISTEMRILAIREPHFSIEELTDEQIRRTLAGTQIPIAPTPEVSEVFMEGTRASLDAELFSVAKSFMTNLGIMTKDDIYYDMLRSIESEPDR
- a CDS encoding N-acetylmuramoyl-L-alanine amidase, encoding MKRAKFTVVTRLCAAVLLALVVTCLWAPRLAAAETYTTMDSSGNLVTSDSLQSAIATARATGRPIAIDPGHSDGTAGRDPGAIGPNGLREGDVAWNTAMRAKYYLEKWGIQVVIVRGEHEDPSLRERVQRAVDANCCAIVSMHYNSAGPYAVGSMVLVPRRAQYNSDLYAAGQALAKAINGELNKRAGITTRWDSAPTKGNGSESPYDTGEESDYFGIIRYARKQGILGVIIEHEFISNPAMEAKLSDPSFIDYIGWADAWGIWDHFYASDTWWSMSRVDVSTDARGQIVMSPHLIGVGTGMTYSYYYKPAGGSWVTLAENTTKTSSTFMPPSKGTYTLYITARSSDGSSVSRQINYDSSSISPSPGWHKYDAGWMYFDSNGVACKNTWVKDADGWHLFNSEGIAVSGWAKPNDRWFYLDPTLPHNAAKFGQVTDGDKTYLIDENSGMACQEWVQNSEGTWSWATDSGALASGWATTKWGRVFYFDPHNPLHPADLGMIMVNGYPYWIDEQLGLATSQWVTLPSGRRVWADGNGYLRTSSDAGAKLITEDDASPSPGWHKYDAGWMYFDSNGVACKNTWVKDADGWHLFNSEGIAVSGWAKPNDRWFYLDPTLPHNAAKFGQVTDGDKTYLIDENSGMACQEWVQNSEGTWSWATDSGALASGWATTKWGRVFYFDPHNPLHPADLGMIMVNGYPYWIDEQLGLATSQWVTLPSGRRVWADGNGYLRTSSDAGAKLITEDDASDPKPGDDDDNNQEDPSNKPARGAWSTNVSILGSATLTKADLVADLKAGLAVRGISYPEALAAKGAATPEAFIDQLWDAALAEGVRPEVLYAQAMLETGYLKFGGDVKVEQCNFGGLGATGNGVSGDTYDSVSEGLLAQSQHLRVYTGNYPLTAIVDKRFGNWLLNRQKANPATTIGKLAGTWAMDSSYGDRLVSILNRL
- a CDS encoding HAD family phosphatase, giving the protein MYPTCQNSLFPPRFSAAIFDFDGTLAATTQLWQKIDREFFEVRNIPYDHNLSKKLSPLGFAEGAHWAVEAYNLDESPEHVIAEWTAKGKAAYQHDVVLRPGAEKYIRLLRSLGIKTALATVNDADVFASMEPRIPFFELFDVMVFGSDVGKGKDKPDLYQDVLIRLNATACSTIIFEDLPVALKTAKALSLTTCAVQSDDPAQNKKLLTAYADFFIESWEDPELLPKDA
- a CDS encoding cold-shock protein, which gives rise to MAQGTVKWFNPDKGYGFISREDGDDLFVHYSEIEMDGFKTLDEGQPVEFEITTGQNGKLQASSVHKI